The following proteins are encoded in a genomic region of Magnolia sinica isolate HGM2019 chromosome 1, MsV1, whole genome shotgun sequence:
- the LOC131220455 gene encoding cytochrome P450 93A3-like: MASDLQSYAILFLIWLISTVLVWTIFSNFRTTARHFPPGPIALPIIGHLHLIAPIPQQAFHKLSKRYGPLIYLRLGSVPAVVASNADTAREILKTHEAAFASRPQSSAVRYLTYGSSDFSFAPYGPYWKFMKKICMSELLGGRTLDQLQPIRHEEIRRFLRLIHKKSNGGEAVNVGQDLITITNNIISRMTISRICSDTEGEAEEVGKLVHDVTVLVGTFNVSDYIGFCRNLDLQGLKKRYKDVHRRFDAMMERIIKEREEGRKMKMERGDGVKDILDILLDISEDESAEMKLTRDNIKAFITDIIVGGADTTAITMEWALAELINHPDIFKKARVEIDSVVGKNKLVEESDVQNLPYLQAIVKETVRLHPAIPVILRESTRDCKIGGYDVLANTQVFINAWAIGRDPNYWVNPLEFRPERFMPSNESNPNHHVDVRGQHFHFLPFGSGQRGCPGTSLALEVVQTMLASMIQCFDWTVVIDGETKTVNMTEGPGLSLTRAHPLMCVPIARANLVPFN, translated from the exons ATGGCTAGCGACCTCCAATCGTACgccatcctcttcctcatctgGCTCATCTCCACTGTCCTTGTCTGGACCATCTTCTCCAATTTCCGAACCACGGCCCGCCACTTTCCGCCGGGCCCAATAGCTCTCCCGATCATCGGACACCTCCACCTCATCGCTCCCATCCCTCAACAAGCCTTCCACAAGCTCTCCAAGCGCTACGGCCCGTTGATCTACCTCCGCCTCGGCTCCGTCCCCGCTGTCGTCGCATCCAACGCTGACACCGCGAGAGAAATCCTCAAAACCCACGAGGCCGCTTTCGCATCCCGACCTCAATCCTCAGCCGTCCGCTACCTCACCTACGGCTCCTCTGACTTCTCCTTCGCTCCATACGGCCCCTACTGGAAGTTCATGAAGAAGATCTGCATGTCCGAGCTTCTAGGCGGGCGCACGCTCGATCAGCTCCAGCCCATCCGCCACGAAGAGATCCGGCGATTCTTGCGACTGATACATAAGAAATCCAACGGCGGAGAAGCAGTCAACGTTGGCCAAGATCTCATAACGATAACGAACAACATAATATCGAGGATGACGATAAGCCGGATATGTTCGGACACGGAAGGGGAGGCAGAGGAAGTGGGGAAGCTGGTACATGATGTGACGGTGCTGGTTGGCACGTTCAACGTATCGGATTACATCGGGTTTTGTCGGAATTTGGATTTGCAGGGACTGAAGAAGAGGTACAAGGACGTGCACAGGAGATTCGATGCGATGATGGAGAGGATCATCAAAGAGCGTGAAgaagggaggaagatgaagatggagAGAGGCGATGGTGTGAAGGATATTCTCGATATTTTACTCGACATATCGGAAGATGAGAGCGCCGAGATGAAACTGACGAGGGACAACATCAAAGCTTTCATCACT GATATCATTGTGGGGGGAGCTGATACGACTGCAATCACAATGGAATGGGCCTTGGCGGAGCTCATCAATCATCCTGACATATTCAAAAAAGCAAGGGTAGAGATCGATTCAGTTGTCGGGAAAAATAAATTGGTCGAAGAATCCGACGTCCAAAACCTTCCTTACCTCCAGGCAATTGTCAAAGAAACAGTCAGATTGCACCCGGCGATCCCAGTGATTCTTAGAGAATCCACTAGAGATTGCAAAATCGGAGGCTATGATGTACTAGCTAACACCCAAGTGTTCATCAATGCGTGGGCCATTGGAAGGGACCCCAActattgggttaacccacttgAATTCCGTCCCGAGAGATTCATGCCGTCCAATGAAAGCAACCCGAATCACCACGTGGACGTTAGGGGGCAGCATTTCCATTTCTTGCCGTTTGGGAGCGGACAGAGAGGCTGCCCAGGCACTTCTCTAGCACTTGAGGTTGTACAAACGATGCTCGCTTCCATGATCCAATGCTTTGACTGGACAGTTGTGATTGACGGAGAGACTAAAACTGTTAATATGACGGAGGGCCCAGGATTGTCACTTACTAGGGCACATCCCTTGATGTGTGTCCCCATAGCACGTGCAAATCTCGTTCCTTTCAACTGA